Below is a genomic region from Pseudomonadota bacterium.
CCTTGAGACTGACCACCGGAAAGCAACGCAGGCCGATCTCATGCCGACGACCAAACGGTGTGTAGCGCAGAAACCATTGAGCACCGCCATCGGCCCGGCGGTGGAACCAAAGGCCACCACCATCCGCGTACTCGCCCGGCGTCTTCGCGCGCAACTCCGCGCCGGTCAGCTTGTGTTGAGGGCGCGCCAAGTTCGTCCACCCCCACCAGGTCGGGTGCGGCGCGGCAGGATGGAACAGGCCGGGACAGGAAAATCCAACCATATAGGCTGCATCGCCAAATTGCGGTACCCCGCGGTGCCCCAAGATTTAGTGGGCATGTGCCCTCTGGGGGCACCACGAAATATATCTAAGCTCATGATTTAGTTGCGTAAGCGTTTTTCCCAAGCTGGACCCGCTTACTCGTCCACCGCACCGGCGGCGACATTGCGTCATTAGCGCTCATCCAGATCAACACTGCGACTGCGCACTTGCGACAAGGCGACCTCGCTTGCGGCGTGCCGACGTCCGCGTTCAGCAATCAGCAGATCGTAGCTGCGCCGGTGCCTGCCCTTGGGTTTGTCGAGCGAGTGTTCGTCATCCGGGCTTTCCCAGCCGAGCCTCGCCAATACCTGCTCGGAACGACGCTTGTAGCGCTGAAAGTCGCGCTCGTTTTGCGAGGGATAGGCAAGTCGATTGACATCACGGCACGCGAAAGCCCGGCCCCCTTAAAGAACTGCCACCCGGCGACCGCAGCAAGCAATCGGGCGCCGAAATGAAACACGCTCGCCACCAAAGCCGCAGGGCGCGTCTCGAATGCAAGGGGGCTAGACATCGTCACCACGCCCTGCGGCAGCAAAAGCGGTCGTTGATGTTTCGCGCAGCGGGATGTTAGGCGCCAAATCAAAGGTCGCGCACAAAACGACGATTACAGGGTTTCGATTTATCTCTGGCCGCTAGCTTTGTTCATTGGTTCCAACTGTCCACGCGATCATCTTCATTAGACAGCGCGATCATAGCCTCGGCCAGGAGGGAATAGGCCGCCGCCCAGGCGGCCGCGCATTCGGGATCTGGCGTGGACCGCAAGCACTTTGAGACCATGGTATTCATTGCATCGCCCACGGGCACGTAATCCTCTGGCTGCACGCCGTAAGCCACATGGCGCAGGGCTAAATCTCGGAGCTCTGGCAAGAGCAGATCGAACATCTGAAGTTGGGACACAACTGCCCCAAGCGTATTGATGAGCTTGCGGCCCTGACGGTCCATGTCATTGACAAAGAGCGGCCGCAGATGCGGAGACCTGGCGAAGAGGTCGCCATAGAAAACCGACGCCGCCTCACCTGGATACTCGGCGATATCTTCAAAGCTACTTTGGATGAGATCGATCTGTCTTTGCGTCAACGACACATCAAACGCCTTTTCCTCAAACCAGAAACCCAATGCGGCAGCAGTGCAAAGCCGGCAAGAGATGCGTCAAGACTTGCTGTGCAGGATTTGGCCGAAAGCCTTGAAACGGCACCGATGCAGGGGCACCGTCCCGTGGCCATAGCTCGGGTCTACACAGAATGCCAGATTTTGATTGGAACGATCTACGGGTTGTCCTGGAGGTTTCCCGCGCGGGGTCTTTGGCTCAGGGCGCCGAACGCCTGGGGCTGGACCAATCCACGGTCGGCCGACGGTTGACGAAACTCGAGGCGGAGCTGGGGGCGACGCTTTTTCTTCGATCTCGAAAAGGCCTGGTGCCGACGGATGCCGGGCAGCTCACCATCCGGCGCGCGACTGACATTGAACGCCGCATAGATTTATTGTCGGAAGGCGTGGCGGAGAGCGGCAAGGGTGTTGCTGGGGATGTCGAAATCTACGGAAACCCTTGGCTTTTGAACCGCGTGACGTCGCTTGTCGCGCCGCGCATTCTGGCGGAGCATAGTGGCATCGTGCTGCGCATGAACGGGACGGGGAGACCACATCTCGACAGTTCGGGCGCGGCCATCGGATTTTTCTTGGAAGCAAAGCCGCAGGCGCCGCGTTTTGAATTGCGCTTGGGGACAATTCCTTACCGGCTTTATCGCCCGCAAGGCCTGTCCGGGGCGCGCAGAATTCCCTGGGTTGCCTTCCACGAGCCGGGCATGACCAGGGCGCGGTACATGCCGTTTGTGAACCGCTTGCGCCACGCGGAGGAGCCCATTGCTTTCATGGCGTCTGAGACAGGAATTCTGGCGTCAGCCGTTGCGTCGGGCCTTGGACAAGGGCTTTTGCCGGAATGCATTGCGCGCGATGACGGACGGCTTGAGGTGGTGCCTGACGTAAAGTTCGACATGGAAGCCACGCTGCACCTGCATCCGGACTCGATACAGCTTTTGCGCGTACAGGCTGTGATCCGCAGAATTCGCGAGGCGTTTATTCCAGCGTTCCTTGGGGAAGTCGACGGGCCGAGGCCCGCCCCTCTCACGACACCGCCCGCCGAAGATGTCTCGAAATCGGCTGCAGGCTAGGCTTTTGGCAGGGCCCTCACGGGGGTTTCCATCAGCGACGCGGTGTCGGCGGTAGGAGACGGTGCAGAAGCGACATCCGGTCGATGCCGTAACGATGCGGACGGCATGCCGTTGCATCCGTTCGGCGCCCTCCTGGCATTTGCTCGTTCAGCGAAGGGCGCCCCTCACATATTCTCCGCGGGTTCAAGCCTAGGCATTGCGGAAGGCAGGGAAAACCCTACCTGCAAAATTACATGTACACGCTGCGCCTGTGACCATTCCGGCGCAGGCAAAGCGGCAGTAAATGCGCTTCACGGCTCAAATGAGCTGTGCACAACAACCATCACAAGCTGACCAATCTCCCAAAAGCGTTTCTTTGGGAGCAACGCCTTGCTGCGTTGGTCGGCATTAAGCTGAGAGGCAAAGACATGCATTTTGAAACGAACCTGACGCGACGCGCGCTTTTCGAGGCTCAGCCGCAGCCCAACCAAGGGAGGCTCACGCGGTTGGCCAAGGTGATCCTGCTGTGGCCGTCTCGGATAATGAGACACCGCAACGCGATCCAACAGTTCCAGGGCTTTCTCGATATGCCAGACCATCTGCTCAACGATATCGGGCTCACCCGGGACCAGGTTATCCGAGACCGCTTTCGGTATCGGATGGTCGGCGAATTGCCCGATTATCTCCGGTAAAGGCCGCGCTCCGGCAAAGCGCTTTTGCCGGAGCGACCCACACGCATCACGCAACGCGATGGTCTCTTTACGACAACCCAAAAGCCAAAGCCCTGCGGACTTCTGAAAACCGCGGAAACGGCCAGCTCATTCCTGGCCGCGGCGAAGTGTGCCCTGATCGCGCGAAATCTCCAAAGGGCGCAATCGCGGCGGGTGTCTACAAGGTCGCCTCCACAATTGACGAATGCTCCGGCGTCGAAAACCGCAGGAGCCCAGCCAAGAAATGAAAATGAAAACGCAACCAGCACTGCCGCTGATTGCATCTGAATGGATGGAACGATGACTCAGATTTTTTTGCAATCTCCTGTGCTGGGGGTCGACGCACTTTGGGATGATTTGCCGATCTTTGATCAGCTCGCATTGGAAAGCCGGATACCGCAGCCTTGGGAGCCGCTGGAGTCGGACGCACGCCCGGATGGGAGGTATCGTTTAGATCGCTCGGACGCCGACGAATTGCTACAGGTCGACAGCAGCGCTTTGGAGAGCGTCGCCTCGCCAGGCGCACAAGCTGAGGGCGCCGACCCCGTCGAGCCGGGTAGGCCGCCTATGCTTTTTGACTGGCTGTCGACGGGGCATGGGCACGCTGCCCGTTCGGTGCCGGATTCCAGCGGTTTTGGGGGCGACGCTCTGGTTGGCACGGTCTTTGCCGATGTGTTGGACGCCAGCTATGCGCATCTGCGCCACCTGCCGAATTTCACCGGCGATGTGTATGGCTTTGAGGGCGACGACACGATCGTGCGCGACCAAACAGGCGGGTTCTTCGACGGCGGGCTTTACCCCAGGGTGGTGGCGCATCTGCACGGGGATGAGGGGATCGATACGGTCGATTATTCCTTGGCCGCCTACCAGGTCACCGTGGATCTCGCGCATCAGGAGAACCAAGGGATCGCGTACCAAGCCGGGGGTGACGCCTGAGGCTATTTTCGGTTTGACCGCCTTTATGACATCGAAAATATCATGGGATAACAGTCGTTTGACTCTCTCACCGGCGGTGGCTTCGAAAACATGATCGAGGGTCTCGGCGGTGATGATGAGATCAACGGTGCCGGTGGTGACGACACGGTCTTCGGCGGCGAGGGTGACGACACGATCAGCGGCGGCGGCGGCCACGATTTCATCGATGCGGGCGACGACGATGACGAGGTCCAAGGTGCGAGCGGCAACGACACCATCTTGGGCGGTTACGGCAACGACGATCTCGGCGGCGGCCACGGCCATGACGACATCGACGGTGCCCATGGCCATGACGATATCTCAGGCGGCTGAGGCGAGGACGAGATCGACGGCGGCTCCGGCTAAGATGTCATCCGCGGCGCGGCTGAGGCCGACATCCTCACCGGCGGCGTTGATGCCGACACTTTCGTCTTCGGGGCCAATGATGCGCTCTACACGGACACCATCACCGACTTTGCCTCCGCCGAGGATCAATTGGCCTTCGATGCGGGCTTTTTCAACGATGCCGATGGCGATGGCCGCGTCGAGCTCAGTGATGTCCTCGACGTCTGGGAGGTCGATGGCACGAGCTGGCTCGTGGCTGATACAAAGTACTACAGCCTGCAAGCGGTCGCTCACCTGGGCGCGGTCGACAAACAGCTCATCGAAAGCCGTATCGAAGACAGATCCATACTCAACTTCGAAGAGGACGACACCGAGTTGTTTTTCTTTGTGGATTGGGGTGCCAAAGGGCCCCTGGAGGATCACTTCGACGGGGGCGCCAACAAACCCTTGGAAACCAACATCGATTGGGGGGCGATCGGCCCGGTGGAAACACATAACGATTGGGGCGTCTTTGCGCCCGCGCAAACTACCTTCGACGTGGATTATCTTTAGAACATGCGAACGAGCCGTTCCTGAGCGAACCGGTTCAAACCCGCGATTTGCTCAATCTGCCAGCAAAAGCGCGCTCGTTCATAGCACCAGTATTACTCGATTTGCGTTGCACCCAGTGTCGGGTCGTTTGGGCCAGGAGTTTTCAGCAGCTGATCACGCCGGCGGGCAGCCGACCCGTCGGGAGTTACGCTTCTGGTTAGAAGGAGGTCATGTGCGTCGCAATGAAGCGGCAGGCAAGCGGCCACACCTGACTAAGCCGATGACGAGCCCAGGTTCCGCGTCATGCAAACGGTCGAGCAGCTGAAGTCGAGAAATTTACGGCGCAGCCGACAAATCCATGCTGCAAGTGGGAATGCCTGCTGCGCGAGCGATCATCGATTTCCCGGGGTCCGCCGAGTCCGCGCAACGAAGCGAAATCGATTTCCGCGGCTTGCATTGGCCGCGAAGGGCCGGTCCGGGAATGCCGCATTGCTGTGCCAGCTGGGACGACGAACGTCCGCAATGTGCCGGTCAAGACGATGTGGGCGACGTCCCATCGTCAGAATGCTGTGCTGCATCGGAGGTCAGGTAGGCGACCAAATTGATGGAAGCCGCAAGTTGCATGAAAGACCGCTTCAGTTCACGTATGCGGACCGACTTGCCCAAGCTACCGCGCTGTATTTAGCTGGCTGGTTCAAACTCGAGTATCTGGATATTGGCTCAATCGTTAGATTGCGTCCGGCCGTACAGTTATCTGCTGCCACGTTTACGCGGCGGCGACACCATCCAAGAACTTGGAGTAGTTCACGCGCAAATTCTCAGCCCAACCGGAATTGTAGCCATCTCGCGTCGGCTTCCCCTTTTCACCGAGCACTTCCCAACCGGAATGCACCAGTGTCAGCACGGTGCCGCCAGTGTCGGTTTTGGCGAAACTCACGCGCACATGGGTCGATCGATTTTCCGGGTCTCCGGGATGCCATGTGAACTCCAGAGCCTCTCCCTCCGCCCAGTGGGTGATAGTGCCCCAGTTACGCTCGATCCCTTCTGGGGAAACTTCGAAAATTCTTCCGCCCTCGTAGCCTTCCACCACGACAGTGGTCGGAACGGCCTCACCAATGAATGGACCGATGGAATGCGTCTGTAGTGGCCACCAATCCGCGATCTTCGTTGTAAAGGCATCGAAGGCCTCGCTTGGCGGCTTGCTGATCGCCACGGTTACAATCACTGGCTCAATGCTCATCTTTTGTGTCCTCTTCATCGTCATCCAATGACTGCAAGATCGCTGCCCAGTGCTGTTCAATGTAGCGGCGCAGGTCACCTAGGCTTTCGGGCCGTGGAGCGTAAATGTTCTTTGCGCCGTGGGTTTGTCCTTCGATCAGACCCGCTTCGCGCAAGACCTTTAGATGCTGTGAGATGGCCGGTTGGCTTAGGCTGAAATCGTCGGTCAGTTCCCGCACAGATTTCGGCGCGTCGCCGAGCGATGTCAGTATCTTTTGACGGAGTGGATGGGCGAGCGCCGCAAACTTACTTTCATAAGGCATACCTTATCATAAGAACAACGCGATGATATGCAAGGGTGGTTACAATACGGACGTCAACACCCTGTCTGCCCGCTTGTTTTCCAGTGCTCATGGGCGCGCGCGATGAACTCACTGATCCGCGTATCTCCAGGCGATTTTGACTTTGTGAACCGGACGCAGCCTTTTCCCACGTTCAAGCCCTTCAAAAGCTCTCCGCTCGGGTCGATGTCAG
It encodes:
- a CDS encoding Arm DNA-binding domain-containing protein → MVGFSCPGLFHPAAPHPTWWGWTNLARPQHKLTGAELRAKTPGEYADGGGLWFHRRADGGAQWFLRYTPFGRRHEIGLRCFPVVSLK
- a CDS encoding globin domain-containing protein, with product MSLTQRQIDLIQSSFEDIAEYPGEAASVFYGDLFARSPHLRPLFVNDMDRQGRKLINTLGAVVSQLQMFDLLLPELRDLALRHVAYGVQPEDYVPVGDAMNTMVSKCLRSTPDPECAAAWAAAYSLLAEAMIALSNEDDRVDSWNQ
- a CDS encoding SRPBCC domain-containing protein; the encoded protein is MSIEPVIVTVAISKPPSEAFDAFTTKIADWWPLQTHSIGPFIGEAVPTTVVVEGYEGGRIFEVSPEGIERNWGTITHWAEGEALEFTWHPGDPENRSTHVRVSFAKTDTGGTVLTLVHSGWEVLGEKGKPTRDGYNSGWAENLRVNYSKFLDGVAAA
- a CDS encoding LysR family transcriptional regulator yields the protein MPDFDWNDLRVVLEVSRAGSLAQGAERLGLDQSTVGRRLTKLEAELGATLFLRSRKGLVPTDAGQLTIRRATDIERRIDLLSEGVAESGKGVAGDVEIYGNPWLLNRVTSLVAPRILAEHSGIVLRMNGTGRPHLDSSGAAIGFFLEAKPQAPRFELRLGTIPYRLYRPQGLSGARRIPWVAFHEPGMTRARYMPFVNRLRHAEEPIAFMASETGILASAVASGLGQGLLPECIARDDGRLEVVPDVKFDMEATLHLHPDSIQLLRVQAVIRRIREAFIPAFLGEVDGPRPAPLTTPPAEDVSKSAAG
- a CDS encoding metalloregulator ArsR/SmtB family transcription factor — protein: MPYESKFAALAHPLRQKILTSLGDAPKSVRELTDDFSLSQPAISQHLKVLREAGLIEGQTHGAKNIYAPRPESLGDLRRYIEQHWAAILQSLDDDEEDTKDEH
- a CDS encoding DUF1127 domain-containing protein — its product is MHFETNLTRRALFEAQPQPNQGRLTRLAKVILLWPSRIMRHRNAIQQFQGFLDMPDHLLNDIGLTRDQVIRDRFRYRMVGELPDYLR